The segment GAAAGTACGATTACAGACAAAATATCCATTGTACTCATTGGATTGTATTCTTTTTTAACTTCTGAACGAAATTATTTGGCGGGGAAATATAACCGGTACGGATTTGGAGGTGGGATGCGTTATTATCCTGCCGGAGAGACGGGGAGCCAATGCGGCTTCTGGTTGGGTCCCAAAGCGACTGCTCAGTTTGGAAGGTATGCCTTTGAAACCGTAAGCGGTTATTCAAGCACGCTTGATGATACAATTCTGACTGTCGGCGCCGAGGCTGGTTTTAAATGGTTTGTCGGCAGGGATGTGGGGATCGTTATTTCGCCTTATGCCGGTTATTACTACATGACGGTCCAATATCCTGATGAAGATTATTTGGAGAAGTTGGAACATGATTACTTTTTTATGGGGATTTATATTGGGATGGGATTTTAAAGAAGAGGACTATTAAAAAAAGAGGATTAAAAAATGAAAATGAATAAAAAGGTCATCATCATTTTATCTGCAGTCGGTATTGTTGCCATTGCTACAGCAATCACAGCAACTACCGGAGGACAAATGTCGTTTGAAGAGGCGTTTGCGAAAAAAAATGCGGCTAGAAAGGCCGCCTATCAAAAGAAATTTAAAAAAGAAAAACCTTTAGAATGGAATTCGGAAATTCAGGCGCGTCAGTTACAGGAAAAATATGGAAAAAAAGTGGATGCAAATATCAAACGGGTGGAAGAAGTATTGGCCAATCCGGGGAAATCCAGTGATCAAACGATCATGTACTTAGGATGGGCTAAAGATATTAAAGCAATACCTGTATTAAAAAAAGTACTGGAAAAAGATATATGCGCAAAGAGTCGGCAATTTGCGGTTGTGGCATTGCAGACAATCGGGGATCATTCAGTTATCCCTGCTTTGCAAAAAGCATTGGAGGATAAAGACCAACGCGTGAAGGTTGCAGCAGCCATAGCATTAGCCAAATTCAATCAAATTAATCAGGCATTTCCAACATTAAGGGATACTGCGCTAAAGAAGGGCATCGAAAATTGGATCATTGATTTTAATGGAGAAGCAGGCAAGAAATATTTATTAAAAAATCGAAGAGATGTCCAAAGTAAGACTAAAAGCTTACCAAGTAAAGCATTGAGGGCTTTAGGGGAAATTGGAGACGAAAAATCCATTGAAGTTGTGCGTCAAAGCCTAAATGATAAAGTGACCTACGTGAGGTTTATTTCGGCATCAATT is part of the bacterium genome and harbors:
- a CDS encoding DUF3575 domain-containing protein, translating into MRNKIIIIFFLFILSICTMCRAEKPSEEISWISLEQLDNQDEWEPLERSNPDSQGNSVNAGEVIVSVDLEEPSEVLNPPEVLMVGTAEDGKNMEENSVAFRYSLLFDPLRLAIEDDDWTQTVEAQLESTITDKISIVLIGLYSFLTSERNYLAGKYNRYGFGGGMRYYPAGETGSQCGFWLGPKATAQFGRYAFETVSGYSSTLDDTILTVGAEAGFKWFVGRDVGIVISPYAGYYYMTVQYPDEDYLEKLEHDYFFMGIYIGMGF
- a CDS encoding HEAT repeat domain-containing protein; this translates as MKMNKKVIIILSAVGIVAIATAITATTGGQMSFEEAFAKKNAARKAAYQKKFKKEKPLEWNSEIQARQLQEKYGKKVDANIKRVEEVLANPGKSSDQTIMYLGWAKDIKAIPVLKKVLEKDICAKSRQFAVVALQTIGDHSVIPALQKALEDKDQRVKVAAAIALAKFNQINQAFPTLRDTALKKGIENWIIDFNGEAGKKYLLKNRRDVQSKTKSLPSKALRALGEIGDEKSIEVVRQSLNDKVTYVRFISASILLKKNDKKRALPVLEAIILDSNTSSTIRPSAIGVVVQSKGWQEKKLIKQLLNSRNSIIVQETEKAIQRHKDD